acccttCCCATCTACTACTAAAAATGGCCAGTGGCTTTTGGAAGACTTTGCCAGTGGCCCATGGAAATGTGACCATAAAAGCAAATTTCCGTTGTTGttgctgaattttaaaaaatgagttatcTCATGAAGCTAGGCAGAAGGACACTGCCGGCAGGTCCCTGATCACCGGCAAGATTCTTGCTTCAGTAATTCCCAGCAGCCAGCATGGTAATGAAGCCATTTTTATGTAAATGGACtcaatagtttatatttttgctGCCTCCAGTGGGATGGACTGTTTTTCTCTTGAATTCCAGATGAACAGTTGGGAATTAGAGAGATGGATGGGCAGGAGCCATCCACTCCCGCCCTGCCCACTCCTTCCCCTCCGCAGAAAACCAGGTGTAGATAACCTGCAAGTTCCTGTCATTCTTCCAAGCTTTTGTCACTTCAGACGCGGGGGTTTCTGTGGAAATATAGTCCCACTGAAATTCAGAGGGAACAAATCTGGGCTGAGCACATTTTAAGGTTAATTAAGAGAGGAGAAGCAGGATGCTGCGGCGGCATGGAGACGGCGGCTGCCCATTGTCTCTTGCACTAATACCTGAAGTGCCTGGGCAGAATTAATTAGTTAAACTGGCAGCAGCTGAACAGTTGTAGCATCACCTGGAGGAGACTTGGCGTGCATTAGCACTGGATTATCCCAGGAGTCTGACCTGTTAAATGCCCTGTCTAGCAAGTGTTAGCATGTGTCTGCCAAGGCGTGGGGGCGTGTGGACTGGAGGAGGCAGGGCCAGGGCACATGATGAGGCAGCATTTCGTGTTTTAATTAGATTGGAAAGGCTCACGTTTGCGCTCACCCAGATAGGTGTTTAAGAAGCTGTCTGACTTCTGACTTTGCTTTAATCTGCATACTTAATTGACCTCCCACCCCCTCCTAATATCTGTAAGGCCACATGTTCTTTACCTTTCTCCAGCAGGGTTCTGATAATTATTTAGGAAGAAATCCTTCAACACCTAAAATATGgccaagaaaattaattttttctcataGACTAGTTCTAGGAAAGACTGCGAGGTTAGGGCTCCAAGTAATCTTTAGGAAGGAATGATCAGGCTGCCACCAGAGGTCTCTATAGCCTCACGGAGGATGAATTCTGAATAGAACGGAAAGGGATGAAGGGATGGAAACTCAGTCTTTCTGCTGATCTGGTAAACTCCCAAATTAATAAAGGAGCAATagcaatggaaagaaaactgTGTTTTCTTCTCCAGGGGAGGTATCATGAGGACCTCACAAGCTGTTCCCTCAATTTCCTGCCCGTGTGCctcagtatttattatttttcttaaaagcaaAGGGGTGGGGGAGAGTTCTCAGGAAAATAGATCTTTATAGACTAGACTTCACTGTAAAGTAAAAAGACTAGGAACTTGCATTTTAAAACAAAGGGAGTGGCAGCAAAATCATTTCATTGATCATGTCTGTTTGTATTCATAAAATGCTTCTTGGCTGCAGGAACAAACTAagaataatttgccataaatGTCAGGACTTCCCCTTGGTCATTGCTGTACCCCCAGCTGTCCAAATATCGCTCCATTGAAAGGTCTGCCTAAAAGTGATAATTTGTCTTACCGTTTGCAGGGCTAACATTTAGAAAGCTTGAAAATTACATGAAATCAATGGAAGGTTAGGTGGGGACAactttttcagataaaaaaatcagaactgatgATAGGGTTAGGGGTGGGGTGATAAATGGCATATTCTAACCTCTGTATGTAGGGGAAGATGAAAACTAGAAACTGCAGCACTTGAAAAGGAGCCCTCTGATTTAGTAACAAACTGACCAGTCAAGTCAGCGAGGGAAAAATCTATCACAGAAAAGTGATGTGGTTAAGTTATTGAAATACCACTGGCCTCAGAGTCAGAAGATGAAGATTCAAATGCTGCTTCTGACACTTAGCTAGGTCACTATAGCTGTCACTTCAGTTCTGGGAGTAAAATGGAGGTGTTCAAATCAACCAGAGTCTCAGAACACTTAAAGTCTGCAGTCAACCTCTTTCGAGAGATGTGATGTAGAATAAGGCTCAGTAAGGTGCAGAATGTGACTAACacttttggacatggccaattgggggatttgttttgctgaactatGCATATCTGTAATAAgggctttgtttttcctttttatacttcATTTGTGAAGAGAGGGAATGTGGAATGGAGAAATAATTaaagctaataaaaataaaataaaatgaaggcctTGACCTTCATGATCTCCTTCTAGCTCAACATTCTGTGAGTTATTTGCCAAAATTCTATCCAGACTTTTGTGATCTGATGTGGTATGGGTACTGTGTTTTGGGAAGATAACTCTGCATATCCTTGAATGGTGAGATGTAAAATATGAAGGACTTGATTGATAACAGATGTAAAAAAAAAGGGTtccattcttattttccttctccctccagtAGAGTTCATGGCACACTTTGTAACCTTAATGGGCTggtatttatattaattttctaatGATGACCTGTGTGTTTAACTGACTAATTTAGTGTGGAtctccaatattttaaaaaacattttcttaagcATTTTATATGAAGTTCTGGTCACTGAGCATGgcacttaacttcagtttctttatctctaaaatgagttggaggaggaaatggcaaaccactctagtggctttgccaagaaacccccaaagagggtcatgaagagttggatacctGAACAAAAAgcattatatttatctatacatacTTTAATCTCccactagattataaactccatgAGGGTGGGAGGTGCATTTTAGCTATTTTATACCTATctcaatatttagaatatatcGCTGTAGTAAGCATTtagtgtttgttgaatgaatgaagaaaaaaagaacacatcTATAAAAAGCCAAAGTTAGAAGATGGCAAATGGTAAGTGTCAAATGGATGGAAGAAATATGGTAGAACATCAGACTTAGAATAAGAAGCTTTGGGGTCTAATACTGCCTCTGAGGGTCTCAGGAGCTTTCAGCAAATGGTTTTATTCTCCTagaatttggtttcctcatctgtaagattgGACATTTGGACTAGAtctctctgaggttccttctaaccCTAGCACTACATGACTCTTTGTGCTAGACTATCATCACCATTGTTGCTGTTGTCATTGTTTGACCTTTGATTTTGAAGATGATCAATGACCTCCTGGAAGTAATGTCTTGATTCCTGGataaactggatttaaatgaggcaataAGCTTAGGGAATTCAAAAGAGGGATAGATCCCTAGGTCTGAGGGAGTCAGGGAAGACTACAAAGGAAGTGGACTCAAACTGGACCTTGAAGCAAGCTAGGACTTGGCACTTTTTAGGCAAATGGAACAATATCCCCAAAGACCGAGATGGAAGAATGCTCTATTGGGTGAGGGTGAATAGACCAGTTAGATATTTCATCTATGGGGGCAGTGGCAGATAGATCTAAAGATATTGCAGAGGGTCTGGAAAGTCAGGACGTTGTACTTGAGAAACTTTTGAAAGTATTTGATCAGGGAGTGATATGCGGAGTATATCTTAAGAAGAATAAAATGCATTTAAGATAGGCTCATGAAATACAATGAATGTGATCAATCTTATACCTATAGATGGAGTAGGCTGCCACCTAGTGATGGAACCTAGTGATTTTCCTTCTTGCATAGAATGGCCTATCAGTAATGTCTGGTATTCTACCATTAGAGATTCATTCTTTTGAGTATGAATATGCAATAGGATTGTCCCTTGCTAAAATGGGAATACCCTTAAAACTGTGAACATACTAAGGATTTTAATTAGTTATTTGTACCTTTATGTAAATTTAGTTATGAGCAGCTTTCTGACACCTAGCTGAGCTTGATTTAATAGGGCTGAGAAGTTGTAGGATGGGAAAGAACCAAGAACTTGAAGATTTGGAGTAAAAGTTATTCCTtaggaaaaaataggggaaatgaAGAAGTAATGACTAATTCACTTTGTAAATTTGTCTGATAGTAAAATCAAGTCTGTGATAGCATCCTTCATCTTAATATTTAAGTTTTGGTATttgataagaaaatgaaaagagatttgCTCTGGAgttaggagggcctgagttcaaatctggcacttTGATACTTACTAGACTGTAAGCAAGTCAATAAACTCCAATCTATTGCTTCATTAAAGAAGACTCGAGgttatatgtctttttttttttttttaaaccccctTAGAAGTTTGCCTTGGACTGGTTGAATTACAAGTACATGTGttgtgtttattcattttttacttGTGTCCTATTCTTTGTGATCACATTTGGTGCTTTGAACATCTAATGTATAGCAGGCAATGTGGTTTAGTGAATATATGCTGGATGTTACAGTCAGGAAACTAAGATTTGAATGTGATCTTGGACTAGCTCTATGCTCATGGTCAAAGCATCAGTTTCAAATGGAATTAATAACCTTGCACAGTAGTAGTAAGGAAGATGCTTTGCATACTTTCATAAGCTAGAGAAAGATGAGCTATCATCATCTTAGCTCTAGCAAAGAAGCCTCTAAATTTAAGGATCCTCCAGAAAATGAAGGGGGTCTGTCTCTGATGagcttttcattctttgttaaaGAATGGGTCTAGGCCCTTTGTGATATTTTTGCTGATGGGCTCAGATTTTCAATTCACACCAGTATAAGGAGcattaataagaaatcaagaacctggaaaagtctttttattttacaatcgAATTGgcagttttgtttcttttatcatCGTGGATTTGTGCGCTGTTGTAGTAAATCAAGAAATTATGTATCATGCAGTAACGGTCCATTGAATGTCAGTCACCCAAATTTGTCCAGGATTcagcagttttctttttccaaagtagatattttattgtgtatataatggtttttttttacttcttatatCCCATGTTTTCTTTGAAAACAGGATTAATATTGCTTCTTTGAAAAATTTATACATACAGCTGTGGTATTTGGGTTCAGGGTTTGTAGTTCTTGGTCTGTAAAATGCAATGCTATTAAAAGGTAGTGGAAAGAGGATTGATTTTTGGGTCAGAAACTCTGGCTAGTGTTCCAGTCCTGGCTGAAACACAGGCTAGATATCTACATTTGTGCAAATCATTTCCTTCCTgtaaacctcaatttcttcatttattaaatgaatccTAAGGTCATGTCCAGCTTTGAAATTCAATGAAttcaatgaaattcaataaaattcaaattttacagGTTAATGAACAAAGTGGAGAGCTGACCAAGATGTTGGGGATGAACCTAAGCCTTAGTGAACAATACTAtgatcagaaagaaacaaatggCTCATTACAGGCCTGCCCTTCAGAAGAATGTTCCCTAAAGATCAAGAATACTACCTGCCAACATGTGGGGACTTACAGATGTACTTTGTGGGCACCAGGAGAAGAAAACAGCCCAACTGCCACAGTAGAACTCAAAGTGACAGGTATGGTGACTTACTGCATATTGTTCCATTTGCCATGATCAGCAATCACTGCAAAGCCACTGTATGTACATTCTAAGTACTAGGATATAATAGCTGAATCCAAATAGGCTtgagaagagtcagacatgactgaacaacaacagtgcTTTAACTACTCCTTCCTCCTTTAACTATCCCACTAAGCAACTGTCAGATCATCATGTTCCTCCCCAATGGGATGAGTAAATCTAACAAAATGTTAAAACTAGAAAGGATCtaaaggtcatttagtctaaccaTGACACTGGGAACTCAGAGATATCTAATTACTTGCCTATAATTCCATAGCTAGAAatagcagagctggaatttgaataaaGTGCACAATATCCCAAGGGCAGAAACAGTACATTATTCTAACAGTAGTAAGTAGCAAATTCAGGAATTGACCAGGTTTTATAGTGCTTTTTAAAGTATACCACCCTGCCTCCCTTTTGGCCATTATTCCCTTCTTTACTTCAAGGTATAATACTCAAAGATCATGGTGCTGATATAAAGGCAGAaacagaaatggcagagaaatagactttttttttagacTGGGAATGATGTACTTGAGATAGTAATAGATCTTTTAttggaagtaaaaacaaaatcctgAACAGATGATTTGTGCTTTTTTGTCAGGTTGTACCATAGAGCTGGATAATGACAAATATAAGAAATACCGAGCTGAAATTCTCTTACTATTGTTTCTTGCGATGTTTTATgtatttctcatcatttttaCCTGTGTAAGTATCTTCTTAAGATATTCAATtccattcagcaaacatttattaattgttcatgATGATAGCAATGGCAGAGCATagaaacatttgttattttttaataaaaaattttaaagtaattttaaaagtaactttAAAGTTCTTGAGGGGAGGATGTTATAataaatgtgcatgtgtgtgtattgtggGTGTGAATATCTCTGAACCTGATCATACTAGTTCTATGGAACTTCAGTTCCTTTCAATGAAGAAATTTCACTAACTTCCTTAGTGAATTGCCTGGGGGCACTATGAGATTAAGTATTTACCCATGAGCACTCAGTCAGTACCCATCAAAGGCAGGAACTTAACCTGGATCTTCCTCACACCAAAACTGTCCCTCTATAGCCCACATTGTGTTGTGTCTCTGTTCTTTAATAAGCAGCAGAAAAACCGTGTTTCTATTTTCACTCTGCATACAGTACACTCTGAAGTACATGGAGCTTGAAATAATTTTAGGAAACAGCTCAGGCAttattgtgatgataaaatgaaatcatgtaTTTGAATCTGCATTGAAACAGAGCCAAAGATTACtggacaaattaaaaatattttgtagttattaATAATCACAGTTACCAGAGCTCTAGGAAAGTCTGTCTTATTCAAAGGACAAACATTTGTCAgatgcctactatgttctagcTATTGTTGAGGAGAAAAGGCAGCATGTGAAACACGGTTAATCCTTATGAATCTCCAGGAGTCTAAAGTATAGCAGGAGAAAATAATACATAACACTCAAAAGGATAAGTCCTACAAGAAAACTAGCACAGGAGAAGGGAGCAATATGTTTACTGTTTTGCATTGGCACATGTGAGTGTATATTCTCTTCTATGACTATTActtagaaaatgaatttgaagAGAGATAtaacctcaagaaacttataaccTCTGTCTGGAAGCCATTTCCGGGACAGTGGTGACAGTCCAAAAGGAGGAGAGTAGTGGGGAGAAGAAGAAATCAGGAATTAATGAGTTTTGTATAGCTGAGTGATTACACAAGAGTTGTCTCCCTGATCCCTGAAAACCACAGTGTGAACTCACTGATTTGCCATTGGGGGATGATGAAGACCTTTTCTGCTTCTGGCAGGTTTAATGTCCCTGGGCACTGAAAAGTTTGTGCTTTGAGATAATGATGTCATCCCCTGACTAGCTATGAGCATTGACTCTTTTCTGTTTGGTGGTCAGTAAGGGGCTTTATCATTCTCAAAGTACCTAACAGCTGAGCTAGCACACATGGTCCACTGGAAGCAGGAAGGAAAGGTCTGTATTACTCCTTCGTCCCCCAATCACATATTTGCCACGGACtcagcaaatatttgttgaaactATAATTGAATACATAAGTCTTTTCCTCTTGGGCTACATGGCGAGCTTCCTTCCCAGGAAGGAGTTATTCAGCCATCATCATGAATTAACATTTTAATTCCATTGCTAACTAGACTGTTTTCACTTCTCATTTCTATTACTCCTTTTactcattctctccttttttttttttttaaagaaatttgcaaAACTACAGAACATATTTCCAGATATCAACAAACAAGGCATGGAACAAACTTTTCTGCACATCCActtccaaaataagaaaaatattcaacAGATGTGTCCAACAACAATTCAGAAGATAGACTTGGTCTGAGTTTTCCCTCTATGAGCTGTTTTTAGAACACCAAGAACTCTCAAACTTTCATGGTTCTTTGGTCAGCCAAAAGAACAAAGACACTCAGATGGAGGGCAGGATCACCATTTTTGAGATGACTGAAAGTAGATCCATAGTGCCCATCTAGAACATGCCTTAGAATGGACCAATCCAGCGGTCATACACAGAGCCTCTGATGCAGAGCTCCGGCAATATGGAAGCACCATCTCTCAGGATGATTCCTCCTACTAACATCTTAAGGCTTCCCATCCAGCTATGTACTCTGCCCATTGGCCAATCAGCTAAAAACTCCTCCTTTTGAGTGCTGACCTAAGGAATTTTTGGCAGCTACCCTCAGTGAGATATTGCTGGAAAATGCtttcaagaaaaatgaatgtATGAGACTTAACTCCTGCATGGGACTCAGAGCCTTGATTCCCTAAGTCAGATAAGTGACCTTCCTGTACCTCAGAGAGACCTCTTGGAAGCTGTTTGGATTTTGCTGCATCAGTGCAGATGTATTGAAGAAGACTGACATGTTCTGCTTCAAGGTGGTGGGAAATAGCTACTAAATAACTCTCTAACTTGAAGGCTTGACAATTATGTATATCATGTATACATTGAAATAACAGGTCAATGAACCATTTCTCAGCAATGCCTTTTTATTAGGGAAAGGCATTTGCAAGGAAACTGTGAAGAAAGATGCCATGTTGGATGAATACATGCCTTATAGGGAATTCAGAGGCACAGACACACTTGGTAGTTAATGTAAGGACATTTTCAGACAGGAATCACTAATCTCCTATGGAGCTTGTGCCAATTATTGTGTCTGATGCCAAAACTTGGCTCTCTTCTGTACTGTTTTACCTGAGGTCAAAAGACATTTTTCAGAGCTAAAAGTACTATCTATGCTAATGTACACGTGTGATAAGGATGCCAAGTTGAGCACTTTGACTTCCTAATTCCCTAATGCAACATTTGTTAGTAAATGTAAGGGCTCTGTGTCTGAAGATTTTTCTGAAGAGGActggggaaagggggggaaagaaagaggtctatatggagaggagagagagagagagagagagagacacagtcagacagaattggaaaatggtttagTACCATGTTACTTAATATGTTATTTAATACATTCATGCTATCTCTGAATCTGTATTTCCCCTTGCCTTCCCCCTCCCTGATTTGTCTTTGTATgccctagcatagtgcctggaacttagtaaatttttaaataaagttattttagtTGAATGGAATAAATGGTGGTGTTTAAAGGAAAATCTGACTCTTAGGGGGTGGAAGTCCTTTGGCTGTCAGAAGATGAACAAACAGTTACACAATAGAAACCAATAATTTGACTGTCACCGTTACGTGATTCAGGGGACTCTGAGAAGGGGATTCACTTCTTTCTCTTGCACTGACAGAAACATGAGACATTTGATTAGTTTCAATTTTTTAGGATTTTAGACTGAACATAGTCTTGTTTTTAAGACactccccccttcttttttttttttctttttaggcatGAGAAACACTCCTTCCAAAAAACAGACAAACCTCAAAACCCCAACCAAACATCTCTATAGGATGATCAaactttagttattttttttaatcactaaaaCCCTGGACATAGGACTTAAGAAATTGAATTGATTggatattttgctttgttttgatgCTGTTTGCCTGTAGCTTTTCAAGTATTTCATAGGAAGAACATCATGGACTCATGCTAATCATGTTTCATTTGTCCAGGAAAGCAATGTTTTTGTAGTCCTTCTTTGATTATCAGTTGACCTACAGAGCTTAATTTACAGCTACTTTGGAATATTTGGGTAGAAAATGTAGTCATAGATGTAGCAGCATCAGCTTCACATCCTGTTAAAGGGCTCTGctcttctcctctctctacttgatttggtagaattcacactaGATGAGTTCAGAATACATGGAATAAAACGAAGGCTGCTCACCTCTTGGAAGCAGGGGTGAGAGGAGAGGCAATAGTCTTTTGtgtttacatgaaaaaaaaaagtggagattTGAGCTCCATTAATTCAGCCAAACTAGAAAAACTTACTAGGATCATTTAAACTAGAgaacttttttccctcttcttctcttctctttctttctttcttttctttttcttttttttttttgttttgttgttgttgtctaaATTTTCTGGATAAATGTCCTCTCTCTGAACATTACTTAGCCTAATAGAAATGATCCAGGACTAAGCATATTCCAATAGCAATTGCTTTGTTTAAATCAACAGTAATGTCCTCTGGTTAAAAACAATATGCTGATTGATTGTAAAGAGAGACCTCTTCTAATAGCTGATGAAATGATTCAATTTAATCAGTGGTTATGATTGAATCATTTATTGTGGTTTATCCTTGTTCAAAGCAAGAGCAGTTTGTCTTTTTATCACTGTCTTGCCCTTCTTTAGggctaaatatattttattgcataAAACAATTAAAAGTCTTAACACCTATTTGTTTTCCATAGTTTGGTTTCCTAACTAGAAATTTTAAAGCCCAAAGTGATTCATATTCTTTTCACTTAACAATCTCATTTACCCCCCCCCATAATTAAATGCATagctcctctttctttctcctaccAACGAGGCAAATGAgaatagaacttaaaaaaatttatagagaaataaATCTTATAATCTCTTTCAGAAACCTTTCCCATGTTTAACAACCCTCATTCTTTTATAAGGAAATTTTACCTTATagttaataataatgaattatatttataaaacactttaaggtttacaaagtgattttgTAAATTATCCATGATACAATTTCACCTTTTCGTTTTTGAAGCCAAATGTCAATCTGCTCTCACTCTTCTCCAAACCAAATAATCTTCATTGCTCTCTTCCTCAttaaatatttgacaaatatttatttagcaactTACTATGTACAGGGGTACTTTTCTAGATGTTGAGGTGGATTCAAAGGTTAATTAATAAGAGGAGTTTCTGCTCCacaaagaatttacaatctagtAGAGGAGTTAAGATGtgtttaaaataactttaataggGATTGAAACTGGACCAGTGAATTTGTAAATACA
This sequence is a window from Sminthopsis crassicaudata isolate SCR6 chromosome 1, ASM4859323v1, whole genome shotgun sequence. Protein-coding genes within it:
- the CD83 gene encoding CD83 antigen isoform X2 gives rise to the protein MRILRLLILSCTWCLVPAAQVVEVICSEDALLTCAAPWNPQTPYVMIFWDKVNEQSGELTKMLGMNLSLSEQYYDQKETNGSLQACPSEECSLKIKNTTCQHVGTYRCTLWAPGEENSPTATVELKVTGCTIELDNDKYKKYRAEILLLLFLAMFYVFLIIFTCKFAKLQNIFPDINKQGMEQTFLHIHFQNKKNIQQMCPTTIQKIDLV
- the CD83 gene encoding CD83 antigen isoform X1; translated protein: MRILRLLILSCTIHSGSLVSRLFPSAWCLVPAAQVVEVICSEDALLTCAAPWNPQTPYVMIFWDKVNEQSGELTKMLGMNLSLSEQYYDQKETNGSLQACPSEECSLKIKNTTCQHVGTYRCTLWAPGEENSPTATVELKVTGCTIELDNDKYKKYRAEILLLLFLAMFYVFLIIFTCKFAKLQNIFPDINKQGMEQTFLHIHFQNKKNIQQMCPTTIQKIDLV